The window GTTCGATCCTTTCGCGCATCACGGAGTCTCACACCATCGATCTCGATGTGGACCAGCTTCTGGAACTGGCCGACACTCTGAGAAGGATGATCGATTACCGGAGTCCCTATACAGCCACACATTCAATGGGTGTCGCCCTTGTCGCCGAAAGGCTGGCAAGATCCGTGCAGCTCTCCCAGGACCAGTGTCAACTCATGGAGGTAGCCGGTCAGATGCATGACCTGGGCAAACTGGCTATTCCCACGGAAGTGCTGGAAAAACCAGGTCCTCTGAACGCGAGAGAGAAACGAATCATGCACCGTCATCCCTACCTCACCTACCGCACTCTCGAAGCCGTGAAAGGCATGGACGAAGTCAAGAGTTGGGCCTCGTTCCACCATGAGCGTCTTGATGGAACAGGCTATCCTTTCCATGTCAGGGCAGAGGCTCTATCGCCTGGCTCCAGGATTATGGCTGTAGCAGACGTTTTCGCTGCCATCACCGAGGATAGACCCTATCGCAAGGGAATGCGCCCCCGCGAGGCCGGGCAGACACTGGAAGGGTTGGTAAAGGACAGCGCTCTGGATGGGGACGTAGTCTCGACGCTGATGCACCATTTCGACGATTTCAGCGCAGCCAGGATAGCGGCCCACAAAATCTCGACCGGACAATACCGGCACTTGATGGGCACACGAATGCATCGTTAGATTGCACCGAGGGCGCAACCAACTGGATCTGTCGCAAGGCACGTCCAAGGATAGCGGAGCAAAGTTCTCACCCTATTTCCCCTCAACGGTGATAGCCTTCGGGTAACTCCCCATATGGGCGCTCATTGCCTTCCCCAACCAGGCGATAGTTTTGCCCAGATCTTCCATGTTTCGCAAACCCTCGGCATCGCCCGAGACCTCGCCCTTGTCCAGGCCGAATCCGAGATTCCAGTAGGTCGAACCAGGGACAATGGCGCCGGACATAAGGAACATATGGTTAATGGTGTCGAAAGCGTGCGTGCCGCCGCCGCGCCGCACCGCGACGACAGCCGCGCCAATTTTCCCCCTGAGCAGTCCGCCATTGGCTACGCTCACCAGGCCTGCGCGGTCAAG of the Syntrophorhabdales bacterium genome contains:
- a CDS encoding HD domain-containing phosphohydrolase, with translation MHQRKHVHLFDLVLLLSDAMDMISPAVVNHHYRVAYIASALASELHLTEDMKVNVLLAGALHDCGALSLKERINALRFEAEQPQLHAEQGYLLLSAFRPLQRAATLVRYHHTPWDWGKGASVAEQQVPMESHVLHLADRISVLVNSRRDVLSQAKTIRGRIQGESGRMFVPRFVNAFLELGAREHFWLDLVSPALGSILSRITESHTIDLDVDQLLELADTLRRMIDYRSPYTATHSMGVALVAERLARSVQLSQDQCQLMEVAGQMHDLGKLAIPTEVLEKPGPLNAREKRIMHRHPYLTYRTLEAVKGMDEVKSWASFHHERLDGTGYPFHVRAEALSPGSRIMAVADVFAAITEDRPYRKGMRPREAGQTLEGLVKDSALDGDVVSTLMHHFDDFSAARIAAHKISTGQYRHLMGTRMHR
- a CDS encoding flavodoxin family protein; amino-acid sequence: LKYVRGGSMKAVAVNGSPRKKGNTEILLGKVLEPLASAGWDTELIQLGGKKIRGCIACYRCFTTKDARCSVKTDVFNECFEKMLAAQAIILGTPTYFTDVSAEMKGLLDRAGLVSVANGGLLRGKIGAAVVAVRRGGGTHAFDTINHMFLMSGAIVPGSTYWNLGFGLDKGEVSGDAEGLRNMEDLGKTIAWLGKAMSAHMGSYPKAITVEGK